In the genome of Candidatus Omnitrophota bacterium, one region contains:
- a CDS encoding nitronate monooxygenase family protein, producing the protein MKNRLAPLVIGDLCIDVPIIQGGMGVRVSASYLAAAVANCGAGGTIASVGLPPDTEENRADVPKSSREHLKMEIRKARDLSDGVIGVNIMVALSNYEDMVRTAAQEGVDYIISGAGLPISMPEFAGESSAKLIPLIASARGAELLIKTWKRRYDRLPDAFVVEGPMSGGHIAGYSLEELENLKGELKEKPLLEDALEDILAVTDKYEKKYGKNIPVIAAGGIFDGKDIARVLKMGAKGVQMGTRFVATHECTAADEFKELYINAEEEDLVFIQSPVGMPAKAIKTRFLDEVLRGERKTFNCNYRCLRTCDPATVQFCIAKALIDAVEGDIDNAVVLAGTNVSRIKEIVSVKELIDEVVSGAVEELERNGFMTNEHSGDTCQIRQKK; encoded by the coding sequence ATGAAAAACAGGCTTGCTCCGCTCGTTATCGGAGATCTTTGTATTGATGTGCCTATTATACAGGGAGGCATGGGTGTAAGGGTATCCGCTTCATATTTAGCGGCCGCGGTCGCGAATTGTGGCGCGGGTGGTACCATCGCGAGCGTGGGGTTACCGCCGGACACCGAAGAGAACAGGGCCGATGTGCCCAAGTCATCGCGTGAACACCTGAAAATGGAAATAAGGAAAGCCCGGGACCTGTCTGATGGCGTAATAGGCGTGAATATCATGGTGGCCCTCAGCAACTATGAGGATATGGTAAGGACGGCGGCGCAAGAAGGGGTTGATTATATCATTTCGGGGGCGGGACTCCCGATAAGTATGCCTGAATTCGCGGGGGAGTCTTCCGCGAAATTAATACCCCTTATCGCTTCGGCAAGAGGCGCGGAGCTCCTGATCAAGACGTGGAAACGGCGTTACGATCGTTTGCCAGACGCTTTCGTGGTTGAAGGCCCGATGTCGGGCGGGCATATAGCCGGATACAGCCTTGAGGAACTGGAAAACCTTAAGGGGGAGCTAAAGGAGAAACCTTTGCTGGAGGACGCGCTGGAAGATATCCTGGCCGTGACCGACAAGTACGAGAAAAAATACGGGAAGAACATACCCGTAATAGCCGCGGGCGGCATCTTTGACGGAAAGGATATCGCCAGGGTCCTGAAGATGGGGGCCAAGGGCGTACAAATGGGGACAAGGTTCGTGGCTACGCATGAATGCACGGCCGCGGATGAGTTCAAGGAACTTTATATCAACGCGGAAGAGGAAGACCTCGTTTTCATACAGAGCCCGGTGGGTATGCCGGCGAAGGCGATCAAGACGAGGTTCCTTGATGAGGTATTGCGCGGGGAGAGAAAAACGTTCAATTGTAATTATAGATGTCTTAGGACGTGCGATCCCGCGACCGTCCAGTTCTGTATAGCCAAGGCGTTAATAGACGCGGTTGAAGGCGATATCGATAACGCCGTAGTGCTCGCCGGTACCAACGTTTCTCGGATCAAGGAAATAGTGTCCGTAAAAGAACTGATAGACGAGGTGGTCTCCGGGGCCGTGGAAGAACTCGAGAGAAATGGTTTTATGACGAACGAACATTCGGGGGACACATGTCAGATACGGCAAAAAAAATAA
- a CDS encoding RNA-binding protein, with protein sequence MQGSKLFVGNLSYSVDNIQLQDLFAQYGTVKSVNIIPNKGFGFVEMSSPAEAEAAAEALNLSSMDGRNINVNEAKPQKEKPRRTFGRY encoded by the coding sequence ATGCAAGGAAGTAAATTGTTCGTAGGTAACCTGAGTTACAGCGTGGATAATATCCAGCTGCAGGACCTGTTCGCCCAGTACGGCACGGTAAAATCCGTGAATATCATACCGAACAAGGGATTCGGGTTCGTCGAAATGTCAAGCCCGGCCGAGGCGGAAGCCGCCGCGGAAGCGCTCAATCTCAGTTCGATGGATGGACGAAATATAAATGTTAATGAAGCAAAGCCTCAGAAGGAAAAACCGAGGCGGACCTTCGGGAGATACTAG
- a CDS encoding efflux RND transporter permease subunit, with the protein MIEFFVKRPVTTIMFVLFFVILGLVSYLEIPIEADPKIDFPIITIKVEYPGATPLEVETQVINEIEDAVSEISSIEKIQSDSYENFGYVYVQFFLGTDVNIKSIEVKDKVEGILNDLPDSIEKPIIEKYDPLMEPVMDLVLISDKYNSRDLYEYADKVLKAKISSMEGVAKVDIYGGKERQINIVADPALMRQNYITIYDIVEKVKATNSNVPSGLLEEKNTSTSVRFVGEFEDVDAIRDMMITSRDGVSLKIGNVADVEDGFKKVDTYARFNGKDVVGLSVKKVSDGNAVQISRDIRKKFPEFNKSLPDGMSLEIANDTTDVIIEETNDTINNIFIGILLTVIILFIFTGRAKITFIAAVVIPTSLISTMMLVSGSGFTINSMTLLAIATCLGTLIANAIVIVENVLKHLEKGDDPRQAAVSGTKEVAVAVLAATGTNLVVFTPIAMMGGIVGEFMRSFGLTVVYATIFSLINSFTLTPMLCGLLMRKEPGLGASTGKGFFRPVMWVVKGVDAVVEAMKRAYKEIFDATMKYPGRTILSMFILFWALRFIMPFIDNEFMPTYDQDEVNISVVMPQGSTVDKTLGVAEIIERRVEQIPEMESYLTNIGENGVENCNVKISLVPLSERKRSDNDIINELLPFMADIPDAEIDVTRSARWDADVSINVFGDDYDKLITYSERMKDILLGTGYFRAIVSSYKNPKKEIKFIPDQKKLTTYGVSNSQVGYMLRAAIYGDDSNTYKEKGEEYKINVELDEDYAETLQDISQIDVITKKGMIPITELGDIVYDKAVPQIKHRDRERVIRLDGTLGKGALGLVREVADVEFAKLGLPEGYGYKFVEMAEHQDESGQEIGKAFLLAVILTFMLLCAILDSMTRPISIIVSIATSFIGVFLMFFFFGISINIASMLAIIMLVGLVVNNSILLLDFTILKIEEGVELKEALWFGASEKFKAILMTSIAIILGVVPQLYMISPLKYSMAGVIIGGMTASIIFTFLYTPVIFYSTEKAVKFISKRRKKTNVG; encoded by the coding sequence ATGATAGAATTTTTTGTTAAACGTCCGGTCACGACGATAATGTTCGTCCTGTTCTTTGTCATTCTTGGCCTCGTTTCTTATCTGGAGATACCGATAGAGGCGGACCCCAAGATAGACTTTCCGATCATTACGATAAAGGTCGAGTATCCCGGGGCGACGCCCTTGGAGGTGGAAACCCAGGTCATCAATGAGATAGAGGACGCTGTATCCGAGATATCATCGATAGAGAAGATCCAGAGCGATTCTTATGAGAACTTCGGATATGTGTATGTGCAGTTCTTCCTCGGGACGGACGTGAACATCAAATCCATAGAGGTCAAGGATAAGGTCGAGGGTATCCTCAACGATCTTCCTGATTCCATTGAAAAGCCCATAATAGAGAAATACGACCCGCTTATGGAGCCGGTAATGGACCTTGTGCTCATAAGTGATAAGTATAACAGCCGTGACCTGTATGAATACGCCGACAAAGTCCTGAAGGCAAAGATATCTTCCATGGAAGGTGTGGCAAAAGTTGATATTTATGGAGGTAAGGAAAGACAGATAAATATCGTGGCTGACCCGGCCCTGATGAGGCAGAATTATATCACTATATATGACATCGTAGAAAAGGTAAAAGCCACCAATAGCAACGTCCCGAGCGGGCTTCTGGAAGAGAAGAACACATCTACCAGTGTGCGTTTTGTGGGCGAGTTCGAGGATGTCGATGCCATACGGGATATGATGATAACATCCCGGGACGGAGTAAGTCTGAAGATCGGGAACGTAGCCGATGTTGAGGACGGGTTCAAGAAGGTCGATACTTACGCGAGGTTCAACGGCAAGGATGTCGTCGGCCTGTCCGTGAAAAAGGTATCGGACGGGAACGCGGTGCAGATATCCAGGGATATCAGGAAGAAGTTTCCGGAATTCAACAAGTCGCTGCCGGATGGAATGTCCCTTGAGATCGCCAATGATACGACGGACGTTATAATCGAGGAGACGAATGACACGATCAACAATATCTTCATAGGTATCCTGCTGACCGTTATAATCCTCTTTATCTTTACGGGCAGGGCCAAAATAACGTTCATAGCGGCTGTTGTTATCCCGACATCACTTATATCCACCATGATGCTGGTGTCCGGCTCCGGGTTCACCATTAATTCCATGACGCTCCTGGCGATAGCGACTTGTCTGGGGACGTTGATCGCTAACGCTATAGTTATCGTGGAGAACGTGCTTAAGCACCTAGAAAAAGGCGACGATCCCAGGCAGGCTGCCGTATCGGGGACGAAAGAAGTGGCCGTAGCGGTCCTTGCCGCTACCGGTACGAATCTTGTCGTTTTCACGCCTATCGCGATGATGGGCGGGATAGTCGGGGAGTTCATGCGCTCATTCGGGCTCACGGTAGTTTATGCCACCATATTCTCGCTGATAAACTCCTTTACTTTGACGCCTATGCTGTGCGGACTTCTTATGAGGAAAGAACCCGGGCTGGGCGCCTCGACCGGTAAGGGTTTCTTCCGGCCTGTTATGTGGGTGGTGAAAGGGGTCGATGCGGTTGTCGAGGCCATGAAAAGGGCTTATAAAGAGATCTTCGACGCTACGATGAAATATCCGGGGAGGACGATCCTGAGCATGTTCATACTTTTCTGGGCGCTCAGGTTCATAATGCCGTTCATAGATAATGAGTTCATGCCGACATACGACCAGGACGAGGTGAATATCTCCGTTGTAATGCCGCAGGGCTCCACCGTGGACAAGACCCTTGGAGTGGCTGAGATCATAGAGAGAAGGGTCGAACAGATACCTGAAATGGAAAGTTATCTTACCAATATAGGCGAGAACGGGGTCGAGAACTGTAACGTCAAGATATCCCTGGTACCTTTGTCTGAAAGGAAAAGAAGCGACAATGACATAATAAACGAGTTGTTGCCTTTCATGGCGGATATACCAGATGCCGAAATAGACGTTACCCGCAGCGCCAGGTGGGATGCCGATGTGTCTATAAACGTGTTCGGTGATGATTATGACAAATTGATAACTTATTCGGAAAGGATGAAGGATATTCTGTTGGGAACGGGGTATTTCAGGGCGATCGTTTCGTCATATAAAAATCCGAAAAAAGAAATAAAGTTCATTCCTGACCAGAAAAAACTGACCACTTATGGAGTATCGAACTCCCAGGTAGGATATATGTTGAGGGCGGCTATTTATGGTGACGACTCTAACACATATAAGGAAAAAGGCGAGGAGTATAAGATAAACGTCGAACTTGACGAAGACTACGCCGAGACGCTCCAGGATATCAGCCAGATAGACGTGATAACCAAAAAAGGCATGATACCGATCACGGAACTCGGCGATATCGTTTATGATAAAGCGGTACCTCAGATAAAACACCGGGACAGGGAACGGGTAATAAGGCTGGACGGTACTCTTGGCAAGGGCGCCCTGGGGCTGGTAAGGGAAGTAGCCGACGTGGAGTTCGCCAAGCTGGGCCTGCCTGAGGGGTATGGATATAAGTTCGTCGAGATGGCGGAACACCAGGACGAGAGCGGTCAGGAGATCGGAAAAGCCTTTCTCCTGGCGGTAATATTGACGTTCATGCTTTTGTGCGCGATATTGGATTCGATGACGAGGCCCATATCGATAATCGTGTCCATAGCGACGTCGTTCATCGGGGTTTTCCTGATGTTCTTCTTTTTCGGTATATCGATCAATATCGCGTCGATGCTCGCGATAATAATGCTGGTCGGTCTGGTCGTCAACAATTCCATATTGCTCCTGGATTTTACTATCCTTAAGATAGAAGAAGGCGTGGAGCTTAAGGAAGCGTTGTGGTTCGGGGCCAGCGAGAAGTTCAAGGCGATACTCATGACGTCCATCGCGATCATCCTGGGTGTTGTTCCCCAGCTTTATATGATATCACCGCTCAAATATTCCATGGCCGGGGTCATTATCGGCGGCATGACGGCGTCGATAATATTCACGTTCCTGTACACGCCGGTGATCTTTTATTCTACGGAAAAGGCCGTTAAATTCATCTCGAAGAGGAGAAAGAAGACGAATGTCGGATAA
- a CDS encoding MarR family transcriptional regulator — MKKQSITYFLREIAKKVYVNASRHLKSYGLTFSQYQVLMLLQHCDTLSMSEIRDELLITHAGVTSLMNKLVKKEMVERGYSPEDRRKVMVTITERGKGTLDKLFTGHKEFSEKLSESLGKDKVEDMKRSLRLLLDFLDGQMKE, encoded by the coding sequence ATGAAAAAACAAAGCATAACATACTTTTTGAGGGAGATCGCCAAGAAAGTGTACGTGAACGCGAGCAGACACCTTAAAAGTTATGGGCTGACTTTTTCCCAATACCAGGTCTTGATGCTCCTGCAGCACTGTGATACGCTGTCGATGTCAGAGATAAGGGATGAACTCCTGATAACACACGCGGGCGTGACAAGCTTGATGAACAAGCTGGTAAAAAAAGAGATGGTCGAAAGGGGCTATTCCCCGGAGGACAGGCGCAAGGTCATGGTCACCATTACCGAACGGGGAAAGGGAACGTTGGACAAGCTTTTTACCGGACATAAAGAGTTCTCGGAGAAATTGTCCGAGAGCCTGGGAAAAGATAAAGTTGAAGACATGAAAAGATCGTTGCGGTTACTTTTGGACTTTTTGGACGGACAGATGAAAGAATGA
- a CDS encoding DEAD/DEAH box helicase has translation MTKELITNASFDGMGIAPKILEELDRLKFTKPTPIQHKAIPVAIEGADIIGVAQTGTGKTLAFAIPVIQRLSCEKGRCLVLVPTRELAIQVDETFRKIASPFGIKTAVIIGGVSMHSQLSALKKNPRVIIATPGRLIDHMNQATLRVNDVSILILDEADRMLDMGFKPDIERILRFVPQKRQTMLFSATIPGEIVSIGTAHMKLPVHIEIATSGTTAEKIIQELFIVKKEDKKKILAKLLDQYRGSVLLFARTKRGAAKIKRQIKEMGHKAAEIHSDRTLAQRKEALEGFKSGRYRVLVATDIAARGIDVIGIETVINYDLPDDSENYVHRIGRTGRAGHEGRAISFATPDQGNDIRSIERLINAQLPVSKHPEVPSESFETKVVFQSKGFSRKGKRRGLLRRR, from the coding sequence ATGACGAAAGAACTGATAACAAATGCCTCATTTGACGGTATGGGCATTGCTCCAAAAATATTGGAAGAACTGGACCGTCTGAAGTTCACAAAACCGACCCCTATCCAGCACAAGGCGATACCCGTGGCGATAGAGGGAGCGGATATAATCGGTGTCGCCCAGACGGGTACGGGGAAGACACTGGCTTTCGCTATACCGGTCATACAGCGGTTGTCCTGCGAGAAAGGCCGGTGCCTGGTGCTTGTGCCCACAAGGGAACTGGCCATCCAGGTGGATGAGACGTTCCGGAAGATCGCGTCGCCATTCGGGATAAAGACCGCGGTGATCATAGGCGGAGTGTCGATGCATTCCCAGTTGAGCGCGTTGAAGAAGAACCCGCGGGTCATCATTGCCACGCCCGGCAGGCTTATCGACCATATGAACCAGGCAACGCTTCGGGTGAACGATGTCAGCATATTAATACTGGACGAGGCCGATAGGATGTTGGATATGGGGTTCAAGCCGGATATAGAACGTATTCTCAGGTTTGTCCCGCAAAAAAGGCAGACCATGCTTTTTTCGGCGACGATACCCGGGGAAATAGTGTCGATAGGTACGGCCCACATGAAACTCCCGGTGCACATAGAGATAGCGACATCGGGAACAACGGCGGAAAAGATCATCCAGGAGCTCTTCATAGTGAAGAAAGAGGACAAGAAGAAGATCCTGGCTAAATTGCTCGATCAATATCGCGGCTCGGTGCTGCTTTTCGCGCGCACTAAAAGGGGCGCGGCCAAGATCAAGCGACAGATAAAGGAAATGGGGCATAAAGCGGCGGAGATACATTCGGACCGCACGCTTGCCCAGAGAAAAGAAGCGCTGGAAGGTTTTAAATCCGGCAGATACCGCGTACTTGTGGCGACCGATATCGCGGCAAGAGGCATAGATGTGATCGGTATCGAAACGGTAATAAATTATGATCTTCCGGACGATTCGGAAAATTACGTTCATAGAATAGGGCGCACCGGTCGAGCCGGACACGAAGGGCGGGCCATATCTTTCGCCACGCCTGACCAGGGTAACGATATACGAAGCATTGAGAGGCTTATAAACGCGCAACTCCCGGTCTCGAAACACCCAGAGGTCCCCAGCGAGAGCTTCGAGACCAAGGTCGTTTTCCAGAGTAAAGGGTTCTCGAGAAAGGGGAAGAGGCGCGGTTTGTTGCGTAGAAGATAA
- a CDS encoding STAS domain-containing protein — MSDKDKLADMIRGKVEEILEVGLIRLNVAIRGGHIRESDLICIKEIKEMDEYIIVRLKGALDASTIPGAREQKKSQGERFDKHIIIDFMDVGRVDCATLAVLVNLFAELKSNNKKLIIINATKEFLVYRDILGLRPVISIFPNEMEAIESLARV; from the coding sequence ATGTCGGATAAGGATAAGCTGGCGGATATGATCAGGGGCAAGGTGGAAGAAATACTGGAAGTAGGCCTGATCCGGCTTAACGTGGCCATAAGGGGAGGGCACATAAGGGAAAGTGACCTTATCTGCATAAAAGAGATAAAAGAAATGGATGAGTACATCATTGTCAGGCTTAAGGGGGCGCTGGACGCGTCGACCATTCCCGGGGCAAGGGAACAGAAAAAGAGCCAGGGCGAGAGGTTCGATAAGCATATCATAATTGATTTCATGGATGTCGGTCGCGTCGATTGCGCTACCCTGGCGGTGCTGGTCAACCTTTTCGCGGAATTAAAGTCGAATAATAAAAAACTGATCATCATAAACGCGACAAAAGAGTTCCTGGTCTACCGGGATATCCTGGGGCTCAGGCCGGTCATAAGTATTTTTCCGAATGAGATGGAGGCGATCGAGTCTTTAGCCCGTGTTTGA
- the acpP gene encoding acyl carrier protein, with protein MSDTAKKIKGIIARQLEIKEEKVTENARITDDLGADSLDIIEALSILEEEFDIRIPGKEGDDLKTVGELISYIDEKLKQK; from the coding sequence ATGTCAGATACGGCAAAAAAAATAAAGGGTATCATTGCCCGACAGCTGGAGATAAAGGAGGAAAAGGTAACGGAGAACGCGAGGATAACCGATGACCTGGGGGCGGATTCGCTTGATATCATCGAGGCTTTGTCGATATTGGAGGAAGAGTTCGATATCCGTATACCGGGCAAGGAGGGGGATGACTTAAAGACCGTAGGGGAACTGATATCTTATATAGACGAGAAATTGAAGCAAAAATAA